TATCTTATCACTGAGAGATTTGTTAAAAATGGTATTATTTCAATTAAAGTACCTTCTTATGAGCTTCTAGAATGGAGTAAAGAGGAACTTGCCTTTGATCATATTGATTTGGTATATTGTGCTATTGAAAGATTAAAAAATAAAATAGAATATACGCCCATAGCATTTACTCTTTTACCTAAGTATTTTACCCTAAGAGAAGCTCAAAAACTTTATGAAACAATACTCAATGTAGAAAAGCCTTTTTCAAGAGCTAATTTTAGACGAAAGATTAAAAAAATGGTAATAAAGACTGAAAAAGAAAAATTAACAGCAGGAAGACCTGCCATTTGCTACATGTTTAATGAAAGCTGGGAACATAGTTTTTTTGATGAATAATGAAAATAAAATATATAAATAGGAAAAGAGAATTTATATGATGGCTTTAATGATAAATAAAATATTTGATATGGAAAAGGAGATAAGTGGTAAGATACTTAATTTAGCGGACCTTCCAAAAGAAAAAACAGCACTAATTGTAGTAGATATGGTAAATGGCTTTGTGCACCAAGGTGCATTATCATCACAAAGAGTTACAGAAATAATAAGTAATTTGGTAGCTATTAACGAAAGGACAAATGGGTTTAAAAAAATATTTTTCTTAGATCAGCATGATGAAAATTCAGTGGAGTTTAAAAATTATGCTGTACATTGTTTGAAAGATAGCATAGAGTCGGAGCTTATTCCCGGTTTAAGAGAAGAGGCCACTACCTTTCATAGCAATACTACAATGATACCTAAAAATAGTACTAATGGTTTTCATGCACCAGGATTTAAATTATGGCTTGATGAGAACGAAGACATCATTGAAAACTATATTATTGTAGGCTGTGAAGTTGATATTTGTGTAAGTCATTTTGCTACAACCTTAAAGACATATTTTAACCAAAAGAACCTGTGCAGAAGAATTATCGTTCCTGTGGACTCCGTTGAAACTTTTGATTTTGGAATCCACGATGGGGATTTAATGAAAGTTATTTCTCTATGGGAAATGCAATCGAATGGTATAGAAGTAGTAGATAGTATAATATAAAAATTAAGAGGGAGCGATTTATTTGAGCAAAATATTAAACAACTTCAATATTAAAGATGAAAGAAACCTTTCAATGTTAATGGATTTTTATGAACTAACAATGTCAAATGGTTATTTTGTAAATGGGCTTTCAGACACTATTGTGTATTTTGATATGTTTTACAGAAAGAATCCGGATGGAGCCGGTTACTCAATAGTTGCTGGCCTTGAGCAACTTATTGATTTTATTAAAAAACTAAAGTTCACTGGAGAAGATATTGAATACTTAAGAAGTAAAGGAATTCTAGCAGAGGAATTTTTACAATACTTATTAGCTTTTAAATTTACTGGAGATGTTTATGCAATACCAGAAGGGACGCCAGTATTTCCTAATGAAGCACTTGTTACTGTTAAATCAAAGGTAATTGATGCACAGCTTATTGAAACAATGCTTCTATTAACAGTTAATCACCAAAGCTTAATAGTTACTAAGGCCAATAGAATTGTTAGGGCTTCAAAAGGAAGACCAGTTTTGGAACTGGGAGCAAGAAGAGCGCATGGAGCTGACGGAGCTATAATTGGGGCAAGAGCTTCTTATATAGGGGGCGTAACTGGTACCGCCACTGTAATGGCAGAAACCATGTTTGGAGTTCCTGCAACTGGTACCATGGCTCATTCCTGGATACAATTATTTGGAGATGAATATAAGGCATTTGAAACCTATGCAAAAACCTACCCAGATTCATGTACACTGCTTGTTGATACTTATAATGTTTTAAAAAGTGGTATTCCTAATGCTATTAAAGTTTCAAGGGATGTTCTAGAACCAATTGGAATGAGATTAAAAGCAATTAGACTAGATAGTGGTGACCTTGCATACCTTTCAAAGAAAGTAAGAGTTATGCTTGACGACGCAGGTCTTTCAGATTGTAAGATAGTAGCTTCCAATAGTTTAGATGAATATATAATTACAGAGTTATTAAACCAAGATGCTAAAATAGATATATTTGGTGTTGGTGAAAGAATGGTTACTGCGAAATCAGAACCGGTATTTGGTGGAGTTTATAAATTAGTAGCTGTTGAAGAAAACGGAGAAATTTCTCCAAGAATTAAATTAAGTGAAAATGAAGAAAAAATAATTAATCCAGGATATAAAATGATTTGGAGATTATTTGATAAGGACACTAATATGGCGATTGCTGATGTTATAACATTGGCGAGTGAGGTTATTAATGAATCAAAGCCTTATATTATCTTTGACCCAGTTTCTATTTGGAAGAAGAAAAAAGTCACTAATTTTTATGCTAAAAAGCTTCAAGTTCCAGTTTTCCTTAAGGGAGAATGTGTATATGAGTTACCAACAATTGAGGAAATAAGGACCTACTGTAAAACTCAAGTAGACAGTATATGGGAGGAAGTTAGGAGGTTTTCTAATCCTCAAAAATACTATGTAGATTTATCTAAGGAACTTTGGATGGTTAAACAGGAATTAATTGAAAGGTATAAAGATTCAGAAGAAAAAGATGAAATATAGAATATAAAACAATTAAATAATATTAAACTGAAAAAAGGGAGTTCAATTATTGAACTCCCTTTTAATATATATGATATTAAATTTTGAACTAAGCCGCATAGTGTTTGGTGTGAAATCTTATGTGAAATATGCTAGCCTAATTATATCTTTTGGCCGTCTTTTATTCCAAAGCAAGTCTAAATCTATCTTTCGACGCTCTCCATAGGTGGATACAGTTATATAATATATATTATCCTTAGAATTAAGCTTTAAATCAGTTATAGTCATCCAGTGCCAAGTATATTCTTTAAATTCAACTAATGGATGTTTAAGGACTAGGATGGCAATGGGAAGTTTTTGAGATAGTGCCATAGAAATAAAGTTTATTGCCTCTTGAATAGTAGCAGCATTATCATCTAAAATATGGGAAGCTAAAGATATGCCTCTTTTACTTGCAAAAGCCAAGACACTATCTGAGAATTTGCGAACAGAGGTAAGTCCAAAGATTCCTGGCTTTACATATTTTCTGATTTCAATCATATGCAGAGTAAAATCCACCTTACTTACAATACACTTATAAGCGTATAGTGCATTATATTTATCAGTAAAGGTTTGAGCTAAATATGCAGTTATATTTGCTGCAGCAACAGGTCCACAACCACTAAGCTTATGAAATTTCTTTGGGAACCAATACTGATTGCCACCATAATATGAAATTTCTGAGTCATATATATTAAATTGAATCTCTTCAAAGTTAGTATCTTTAGGTGTAATGAAATTTTCCATGGTTATCACCCCTTTATATGATTTTAAATTATTTTAGAGCAGATTTTAATAAGCAAGATTAATTTTAGTTATTATCTAATATACT
This DNA window, taken from Clostridium estertheticum, encodes the following:
- a CDS encoding nicotinate phosphoribosyltransferase — translated: MSKILNNFNIKDERNLSMLMDFYELTMSNGYFVNGLSDTIVYFDMFYRKNPDGAGYSIVAGLEQLIDFIKKLKFTGEDIEYLRSKGILAEEFLQYLLAFKFTGDVYAIPEGTPVFPNEALVTVKSKVIDAQLIETMLLLTVNHQSLIVTKANRIVRASKGRPVLELGARRAHGADGAIIGARASYIGGVTGTATVMAETMFGVPATGTMAHSWIQLFGDEYKAFETYAKTYPDSCTLLVDTYNVLKSGIPNAIKVSRDVLEPIGMRLKAIRLDSGDLAYLSKKVRVMLDDAGLSDCKIVASNSLDEYIITELLNQDAKIDIFGVGERMVTAKSEPVFGGVYKLVAVEENGEISPRIKLSENEEKIINPGYKMIWRLFDKDTNMAIADVITLASEVINESKPYIIFDPVSIWKKKKVTNFYAKKLQVPVFLKGECVYELPTIEEIRTYCKTQVDSIWEEVRRFSNPQKYYVDLSKELWMVKQELIERYKDSEEKDEI
- a CDS encoding cysteine hydrolase family protein → MINKIFDMEKEISGKILNLADLPKEKTALIVVDMVNGFVHQGALSSQRVTEIISNLVAINERTNGFKKIFFLDQHDENSVEFKNYAVHCLKDSIESELIPGLREEATTFHSNTTMIPKNSTNGFHAPGFKLWLDENEDIIENYIIVGCEVDICVSHFATTLKTYFNQKNLCRRIIVPVDSVETFDFGIHDGDLMKVISLWEMQSNGIEVVDSII